The following is a genomic window from Niabella soli DSM 19437.
GGCGAATAAACTTCATGCTCAACTTCATACCCCAACTTCGTAAGTTCGGAATGCATATAGTTCCATGTTGCTTCGTTATCATGCTGTCGAATGAACGGAACATTTTCAAGAATGAAAAATTTTGGCTTACGGTGTGCAAGAATTTTTACAATCTCATCAAATAAAGTCCCTCTCTCTTCGTCTTCTCTGCCTTTTTGCTTTCCCGCTTTACTAAATGGCTGACACGGAAAACCTGCGCAAAGGATATCGTGTTCAGGAATGCTGTCAATGTCGTGATCAACTATTTTTCTAATATCACCTTTCGGTTCAATTCCCCAGTTTGTTTTATAAACCTCACGTAATGTCTGGCTAAGTTCACTTGCAAAAACGCACTCATGTCCAAGTTCGTGTAACGCCTTATGAAAGCCTCCAAGCCCTGCAAATAAATCTATAAATTTCATTAATTCTATTTAATAATCAATTTTCATCAAAATCCAATAGCGAGTCGTTCGATGAGGTGTTAAAGAGTTTTTATAGACTGTTTTATATGGTTCGCCATTTCTTTCAAGCGTCGTTTATCATCTACAAATTCCTCAAATATTTCTTTATCTAATTTGCTATAAGAGCTCATTCCCCTCCCGTTATGTGTTGGATCAATCGCCAAAAAATTAGAGAGTTTTAAACTTACTCCGTTGGGATTCCTAAATTTTTCAGTGTCTGGTCTGTCCATAAATAATGGTAAAGCATTAAGCACCTCTGAAAGTTCAATGATCTTAGGATTTTTTGCATCGATAGAACCTCTATTGGAATCAAAATAAAGTTCTAATGCTAATATAATTTCGGTTCTATGCCACTTTGGATTTTTCATAAAATAAAATCAAATTAATGATACTTGCATATTCATACAGCTCATTGGTTATTAATGCAAATAGCGCTAGCAGCAGCAGGGCTAAAATATAACATTTTTTGCACATTTTCATTCTTCCGCTAACCTACAAATGCCTATTAATGATTTTTTATATCAAATTTTATATTTTCCTCTGGATTCTGCTTACGGAAAACCATAATCGACCAATATTTCCTATTCTTAAGTTTGCCCTGCCACACTGACAATTACAAAATAAAAAAGCCGGGTTGGTTTCAATTTTGTTGTTAACGGGTGCCCGCGTGAGGGATAGCAGCGGATACCCCGCTGAAGCTCTTGTGCGGTGGGTACCGCGGCTGAGTATAAGCGGATAGCCCGGCCGTGTCCTGGCCTGGTGTAGCGGGCTGGGGGCACGCCAAAAAAATTACCGCCCTGCCAAACTGCGCAGCAGCGCCTATGATAAACCAGGTGTTGCCAACAAGGAAACCATCAAAAACCTGTCTATAGAAAACCACGCATATTTGGAGCGGCATAGCAATGAGATACAGTAAGCGATACTTTAATGATTAATGGGTATC
Proteins encoded in this region:
- a CDS encoding type III PLP-dependent enzyme domain-containing protein; translated protein: MKNPKWHRTEIILALELYFDSNRGSIDAKNPKIIELSEVLNALPLFMDRPDTEKFRNPNGVSLKLSNFLAIDPTHNGRGMSSYSKLDKEIFEEFVDDKRRLKEMANHIKQSIKTL